Below is a window of Candidatus Saganbacteria bacterium DNA.
AGATGATCAGGGCCTCGGACCTGCCGTACGGTTTTTTCCTGGACCGCGGCTTGTTCCCTGCTTCCGAAGAAACCAGGCAGTTCTCACTTGCTGAAATGTCGTCTAAGTTCGAAAAAAACCTTATCCGAGGCGTCCTGAAAAAATGTAATTTTGACCTTAAAAAAACCGCGCAGGCGCTCAACATCACAAAGACAGCGCTGACCTCGAAGATAGAAACGCTGGAGATAGCCTGAATCAGGTCTTTTAATGAATGCCGCGGGCCGGAGTCGAACCGGCATGGATTATGCATCCAAGGGATTTTAAGTCCCTCGTGTATACCAATTCCACCACCGCGGCTGACGGTCTACTTATTATAGATTATTTTGTAGGCAGTTTCTCCGCTTTTTACCAGCCCTAATTTCTGTCTCGCGATCAACTCGATGTCATCATCGCTATTTAATGATCTCAATTTTTTGAGCAAATACTGTTTTCTCTCGGTTTCCTGCTTGACCATTACAGACATCTTTTCATTTTGCTTTTTCAGGTTTGCCAGCATATCAAGGTCATTTTTTACGGTTATGACAAGCGCGAGCAACAGAAGGATAAAGATCGTCAGGTCCCATTTTATGTTTTTTAGCGTCATCCTTCGGTCCTATTTTAAGATGTTCTTCAACTTCAAAGCCGTTTCGTTCTGGCCGTCAAGCGAAAGCGCCTGGTCGACTTCCTGTCTTGCGGTCTTGATATCGCCTTTTTTATAATAATAAAGCCCCAGCCCGCTGTGAAGCTGCGGGTAAGCCGGGTCGGACAGCATCACAGTCTGGAAAATCTCAAAAGCCTTGTCCGTCTTTCCCGTATTGACACAGATGATCCCGATACCCGTCATGGCGCGCACGTCACCGCTGTTTTTTTCCAGCACCCTAGTATAATAGTCGTTTGCCTTGTCAAACATCCCGAGATCCGTATAAATACTTCCTATCATGACTGCAACATCGATGCCGTCCGGATTTTGCGCCAGTACTTTATCGAATACCTCCGCTGCTTTTTCAGGCTCGTTCGTGAACTTGTAATATCTGTAGATCGCCTTTCCTACATCGGCAAGCGTCGGGTTCGCTGCGAATGCTTTTTCATAAAAAGAGATCGCTTCTTTAGTCCTGCCTTTTCTTTCGCTCAAGAAACCCATGTTCTGGTATGCCTCGGCATAATACGGGTCTATCTTTATAGCCGCGATCGTATAGGCCTCTGATGATTGATTAAAATCGCCGGCTTTGAGGTCGGTCAATATAAGGTATGTCCGCGCCGCCATGTAATAATTATCGGCATTATAAGGGTCGGCTTTCTGGCCCTGCTCGAATATCGAGACCGTGCGCTTTACCTGTTTTATATCTTCTTCCCTGTTGCCCGACCTGACGTTCAGCGCGGCCATTCCGAAATTCGTATAATACATCCCTTCATAAGCGGAAAAATCGAGCGCCTTTTTGTAATCGGACTGACTGGCTTCTGCCTGGTTAGAGTCGGATTCGTTCTTTGCCGTCTTGTAAAACTTGTCCGCTATATACGGAAATGCCGATATATATAAAAGCACGGCTATCAGGGCCCATGCAAGGATCACCGGCACCCAGTCCGGCCTGAAATCCTTTTTCCGCTCCTGGGTCTCTTCTTTTTTGGAAGTTATGTGCGCGGCCATTCCGATCATTATCCAGAAAAGCGATGTGATGGCCACGACCCCGAAGCTGAACTGGTTCTGGACAAGATATGCCGTCATCGCCCCGAGCAGCCCGCTGAGCATTATCTGATCTTTCGGCCGTTTTTTTATCCCCGAAATGCACAGAAAAAACACCTGCGCCAGGAGAAAAATATAGGCGCACAGGGTCACAAACCCTCTTGTAACGGTCATGTCAAGGACTTCATTATGGCAGCGGTCCTGTTTAACATGGAACGCTTCTTTGAAACGGAACATCGGGGTCTCGTACTGCGGGAATACCATCTTAATGACCTCCGGTCCCACTCCGAATACCGGCCTGTCGGGAATAAAGCGGAGCGCGGATGTCCATGTTTCAAGGCGGGATCCCGCCGCTCCCTTTAGGTCCAGCCTGGCTGCTCCGGATCTTTCCGCCACGTTTACCTCAAAAAATCTCTGGGCCTGCTGGGACCCGAGATTCATGAAAGAGAACAGCGTGACCAGGACGCAGATACCCGCGATAAGTCCCCATATCCTTATGTTGTCGAAAAATATTTTACGGCCGCACAGCAGGATGAACAGCGCGAGCGCGCATATAAGACCGAACCATCCTCCCCTGCTCTGGGTGGAGAGTATCCCCAGGAAAATGAAACAAAGAGAGACCGTCAGGATTATGTTCATCAGTCTCGTGTCAAGTTCTTCAAAATACCACGAAAAATATATGGATATGCCGAATATCAGCAAAAATGCCAGAAGCCACTGCACCAGCATCGTATTCCCTTCGGCATGGTAGATCGCGTAGATGAATATGAGAGGAGCTGAGATATAGGCCAGTGCGAATTTCGCCTGGAAGAATATCTCGTTCCAGTCGCGCCTGAAAGTCGGAGCCGCTTTCTTATACTTGGGTTTCAGCTCGATCTTATAAAGCGGATAGTTCTTTTTCAGCGTAAAAAGCAGCAGCAGCCCGAGCATGAACGTCATGTCAAGGTAAGCTGCCAGAAAGTTCGGCTGGCCTATTGTCGCTATGACCCTTTCGGCCGTAAGTACCCCGCCCCATGCGTACGGAT
It encodes the following:
- a CDS encoding septum formation initiator family protein, encoding MTLKNIKWDLTIFILLLLALVITVKNDLDMLANLKKQNEKMSVMVKQETERKQYLLKKLRSLNSDDDIELIARQKLGLVKSGETAYKIIYNK
- a CDS encoding O-antigen ligase family protein; amino-acid sequence: MTEKISKYIDYAIEITILLIILFAPLYFDRRIGIVFSLSKATWIRALTLIVVGLWVTKLSVGGGKKLIRTGLDLPVVTYLLCVAAATLLSINVYISIVGSYGRYEGFITIINYAALFFISTNFLADEVKMRRVLMLSVMAAVVMSSYGLIQRLEIDPYAWGGVLTAERVIATIGQPNFLAAYLDMTFMLGLLLLFTLKKNYPLYKIELKPKYKKAAPTFRRDWNEIFFQAKFALAYISAPLIFIYAIYHAEGNTMLVQWLLAFLLIFGISIYFSWYFEELDTRLMNIILTVSLCFIFLGILSTQSRGGWFGLICALALFILLCGRKIFFDNIRIWGLIAGICVLVTLFSFMNLGSQQAQRFFEVNVAERSGAARLDLKGAAGSRLETWTSALRFIPDRPVFGVGPEVIKMVFPQYETPMFRFKEAFHVKQDRCHNEVLDMTVTRGFVTLCAYIFLLAQVFFLCISGIKKRPKDQIMLSGLLGAMTAYLVQNQFSFGVVAITSLFWIMIGMAAHITSKKEETQERKKDFRPDWVPVILAWALIAVLLYISAFPYIADKFYKTAKNESDSNQAEASQSDYKKALDFSAYEGMYYTNFGMAALNVRSGNREEDIKQVKRTVSIFEQGQKADPYNADNYYMAARTYLILTDLKAGDFNQSSEAYTIAAIKIDPYYAEAYQNMGFLSERKGRTKEAISFYEKAFAANPTLADVGKAIYRYYKFTNEPEKAAEVFDKVLAQNPDGIDVAVMIGSIYTDLGMFDKANDYYTRVLEKNSGDVRAMTGIGIICVNTGKTDKAFEIFQTVMLSDPAYPQLHSGLGLYYYKKGDIKTARQEVDQALSLDGQNETALKLKNILK